One genomic window of Acidobacteriota bacterium includes the following:
- a CDS encoding alpha-N-arabinofuranosidase, with amino-acid sequence MPHYCPGCRQSSLQVRLSILLILALLAIVPSAAADKITITIDASKPGAKIDRNIFGQFAEHLGHGIYDGIWVGPDSPIPNTRGIRNDVVAALKALRVPNVRWPGGCFADEYHWRKGIGPQRPATLNPNWGGVIEPNTFGTHEFMDFLDQIGSSAYLSVNVGSGTPQEASEWLEYLTTAQPTTLAKERAANGHSAPYKIPYLGLGNESWDCGGNMTPDYYLSQMKIHNRFVRNFNPDQQDKRSMLKIAVGPGGDGPRWTDWTETIMKAYQQHTWSWDIDGLSMHSYTVVKWPPSYASVGFGEAEYSQILKSTLEMDDLITKHSAIMDKYDPDKKVALVVDEWGAWYAPLPGSNPGFLVQQNSLRDAILAALNLNIFARHADRVRMANIAQMINVLQAMILTDKEKMVLTPTYYTYKMYLPFQGATFVPVTFDAGTYRQGDMRLPRVDVLAAKDANGKLWLEITNLDPNQPIEIEVTMPGITAKSATGETLTAPKVDSVNTFAVPSIVVPKPITGKVMNGNLTLTLEPKSVTVISIEK; translated from the coding sequence ATGCCTCACTACTGTCCCGGATGCCGTCAAAGCTCATTACAAGTCAGACTTTCGATTCTGCTGATCCTCGCGCTCCTCGCGATCGTACCCTCCGCCGCCGCCGACAAGATCACCATTACCATCGACGCCTCCAAGCCCGGCGCAAAAATCGACCGCAACATTTTCGGACAATTCGCCGAGCACCTCGGACACGGCATCTACGACGGCATCTGGGTTGGACCAGACTCGCCGATCCCAAACACCCGAGGTATTCGCAACGACGTGGTCGCCGCGCTGAAGGCGCTTAGAGTCCCGAACGTCCGCTGGCCAGGGGGCTGCTTTGCAGACGAATACCACTGGCGCAAAGGCATCGGCCCGCAGCGACCGGCAACTCTCAATCCGAACTGGGGAGGAGTCATCGAGCCGAACACGTTCGGCACCCACGAGTTCATGGATTTCCTCGATCAGATCGGCTCGAGTGCCTACCTGTCGGTGAACGTAGGCTCAGGCACTCCGCAGGAAGCGTCCGAGTGGCTCGAGTATCTGACCACCGCGCAGCCCACAACTCTGGCGAAAGAGCGCGCTGCCAACGGCCATTCCGCGCCTTACAAGATTCCGTATCTCGGCCTCGGGAACGAAAGCTGGGACTGCGGCGGCAACATGACTCCCGACTACTACCTCAGCCAGATGAAGATCCACAACCGCTTCGTCCGCAACTTCAATCCCGACCAGCAGGACAAGCGTTCGATGCTGAAGATCGCAGTTGGCCCCGGCGGTGACGGCCCGCGCTGGACCGACTGGACCGAAACCATCATGAAGGCCTATCAGCAGCACACCTGGAGCTGGGATATTGACGGCCTCTCCATGCACAGTTACACGGTAGTGAAGTGGCCGCCGTCGTATGCCTCCGTAGGATTCGGAGAGGCCGAGTACAGCCAGATTCTCAAATCCACGCTGGAGATGGACGACCTCATCACCAAACACTCAGCCATCATGGACAAGTACGATCCCGACAAAAAGGTGGCGCTCGTCGTGGATGAATGGGGCGCGTGGTACGCGCCGCTGCCGGGCAGCAATCCTGGATTTCTTGTGCAGCAGAACAGCCTGCGCGACGCGATCCTCGCCGCCCTGAACTTGAACATCTTTGCCCGCCACGCTGACCGAGTACGCATGGCCAACATCGCGCAAATGATCAACGTGCTCCAGGCGATGATCCTGACCGACAAGGAAAAGATGGTCCTGACCCCAACCTATTACACCTACAAGATGTATCTGCCATTTCAGGGAGCCACGTTTGTCCCCGTAACTTTCGACGCCGGCACCTATCGCCAGGGCGACATGCGACTACCGCGAGTGGATGTCCTCGCCGCGAAGGATGCAAATGGCAAGCTATGGCTGGAGATCACGAATCTCGATCCTAATCAGCCAATCGAGATCGAGGTCACGATGCCCGGAATCACCGCCAAATCAGCCACCGGGGAGACACTGACCGCACCCAAGGTGGATAGCGTCAACACGTTCGCAGTGCCGAGCATCGTCGTGCCGAAGCCCATCACGGGGAAAGTGATGAATGGCAACCTTACTCTGACGTTGGAGCCCAAGTCGGTGACGGTCATTTCCATTGAGAAGTAA
- a CDS encoding AAA family ATPase yields the protein MNALERLKVLINSSTPIIVMETAEEVRALSLVRAACTELNMAVFEWTIADGLVRSGVNGATAPVADLQARINAARHATDPNAPESSKAAIYNTADPVQALANLEAMTLEAVFVLKDFHRHLDSPVVVRRLRDVGQKFSANRRTLILTAPSIPMPPELASLVEFLDLPLPDADRLRDLIRETYTRMAGTHTLKLQLDAPGVDAMAANLRGLTEEEAERAISQTLVARYALTLACVTDVLEAKKSMLKRSEMLEFVDANDNMASVGGLENLKQWLAQRRGSWDPQAREFGLDPPKGVIILGVQGCGKSLCARAVAGEWKLPLVKFDTAAVYDKYIGETEKRIQKVFKVAEGLAPCVLWIDELEKVFAGSGPDSASADAGVSSRLLASFLSWMQERKSPVFVAATCNNVTVLPPELIRKGRFDELFFVDLPSTDERKQIFSIQLTKRKRNPAGYDLDQVAAAAKGYSGAEIESAVQTALYAAFSQKQDLSTDHLLTALSSTVPLSITRAEEIADLRAWAKNRAVWASAPEARREGA from the coding sequence ATGAACGCGCTCGAACGACTCAAGGTCCTGATCAATTCTTCGACTCCGATCATCGTGATGGAGACGGCGGAGGAAGTCCGCGCCCTTTCGCTGGTGCGAGCGGCCTGTACCGAACTGAACATGGCCGTGTTCGAGTGGACAATTGCCGATGGCCTCGTCCGCTCTGGCGTCAATGGCGCAACGGCGCCTGTCGCCGACCTTCAAGCACGCATCAACGCGGCCCGTCATGCGACCGATCCCAACGCTCCTGAATCGAGCAAGGCTGCGATCTACAACACCGCCGACCCGGTGCAGGCGCTTGCCAACCTGGAAGCGATGACCCTCGAAGCGGTGTTTGTGTTGAAAGATTTCCATCGCCATCTAGACAGCCCGGTGGTCGTCCGCCGCCTCCGCGATGTCGGACAGAAATTTTCCGCCAACCGCCGGACGCTGATTCTCACAGCGCCCTCGATCCCGATGCCTCCGGAACTGGCGAGCCTGGTTGAGTTTCTCGATCTTCCGCTGCCGGATGCCGATCGCCTGCGCGACCTGATCCGCGAAACCTATACGCGTATGGCGGGAACACACACTCTCAAGCTACAACTGGACGCTCCCGGCGTGGACGCCATGGCCGCCAACCTTCGCGGACTGACCGAAGAAGAAGCGGAGCGCGCCATCTCGCAGACCCTGGTAGCGCGTTACGCCCTCACCTTAGCCTGCGTCACCGATGTTCTCGAAGCCAAGAAGTCTATGCTGAAGCGCTCCGAGATGCTCGAGTTTGTCGACGCCAACGACAATATGGCCAGCGTCGGCGGCCTCGAAAATCTCAAGCAGTGGCTGGCGCAGCGCCGCGGATCGTGGGACCCGCAGGCTCGCGAGTTCGGTCTCGATCCGCCGAAAGGCGTCATCATTCTCGGTGTGCAGGGATGTGGCAAAAGCCTCTGCGCCCGCGCCGTCGCCGGAGAATGGAAGCTGCCGCTGGTGAAATTCGACACCGCGGCCGTCTACGACAAGTACATCGGCGAGACAGAAAAGCGCATTCAGAAAGTCTTCAAAGTCGCCGAGGGCCTGGCGCCGTGCGTTCTGTGGATCGATGAGCTGGAAAAAGTCTTTGCCGGCAGCGGCCCCGATTCGGCTTCGGCTGACGCGGGTGTTTCGTCGCGGCTGCTGGCGTCGTTTCTTTCCTGGATGCAGGAACGCAAGTCACCCGTGTTCGTCGCCGCGACTTGTAACAACGTGACCGTGCTGCCCCCGGAGTTGATCCGCAAGGGGCGCTTCGACGAATTGTTCTTTGTCGACCTGCCCAGCACTGACGAGCGCAAGCAGATTTTCTCGATTCAACTCACTAAGCGCAAACGCAATCCCGCCGGCTACGATCTGGACCAGGTTGCCGCTGCGGCAAAAGGATATTCCGGCGCGGAGATAGAATCCGCGGTGCAGACCGCGCTGTACGCGGCCTTCTCGCAAAAGCAAGACCTCTCGACCGACCACCTGCTGACCGCGCTTTCTTCCACGGTGCCGCTCTCGATCACACGAGCCGAAGAGATTGCCGACTTGCGCGCCTGGGCAAAGAACCGTGCCGTGTGGGCAAGTGCGCCGGAAGCACGGCGCGAAGGGGCTTAG
- a CDS encoding response regulator, which translates to MRQQVILLVEDNDDDAELAMLAFHRAKITNPIVRVCDGVEALDYLFGRVEHVARDVTDAPAVVLLDVNLPKLSGLDVLKAVRAEERTKHLPIVILTSSNEDKDRLVAYDNFANSYVVKPVDFDQFAAAALHLGLYWTVLNVPAPRKQR; encoded by the coding sequence ATGCGGCAGCAAGTGATTCTCCTGGTCGAAGACAATGACGACGATGCTGAACTGGCAATGCTGGCGTTTCATCGTGCCAAGATTACCAACCCAATCGTTCGTGTGTGTGACGGGGTCGAGGCTCTTGATTACCTGTTCGGAAGGGTCGAACACGTCGCCAGGGATGTGACGGACGCGCCGGCAGTCGTTCTCCTCGATGTGAATCTCCCCAAGCTCAGCGGCTTGGATGTTCTCAAGGCGGTCCGCGCAGAAGAACGCACCAAGCATCTCCCGATCGTCATTCTTACTTCCTCGAATGAAGATAAAGATCGGCTGGTCGCCTACGATAACTTCGCCAACAGCTATGTCGTCAAGCCTGTCGATTTCGACCAATTCGCAGCCGCTGCTCTCCATCTTGGCCTCTACTGGACAGTCTTGAATGTTCCTGCGCCCAGGAAGCAACGGTAG
- a CDS encoding response regulator: protein MPANLATAPSQGSCRPDNWIVAGGEMGKLIRSMDWSQTPLGPIDSWPQSLRTTVSLCLASNFPISLAWGPKHVQIYNDGYWPICGEKHPTAMGQDFSECWASAWPVIGEAFEHALAGETFFLENQRMFLDRNGYLEETFFTFSFSPIRDETGVAGLFHPVTETTSRMLSERRMLALRDLAARAGKAQTIEEACSLAAQTLSDDQLDVPFTLFYLLNAQRKEFQLAACTGLPQGTIVCPTVVDLNMPQQPSWPLAETVHSGRSQYITHLEDRFGPLICGEYPEPLKEALALPITPPGCERPVAVLVAGVSTRLPLNETYRAFYDLLAAGVTTAVANARAYEEERRRAEALAEIDQAKTAFFSNVSHEFRTPLTLMLGPLEEELAERDHPLPPASRERLETAHRNSLRLLKLVNSLLDFSRIEAGRTQASYEPTDLAAYTAELASVFRSAIEKAGLALDIDCLSLPEPIYVDREMWEKIVLNLLSNALKHTFEGGITVKLRWFGDHAELSIADTGIGIAVAELPRVFERFHRVKDARSRTHEGTGIGLALVKELVSLHGGKVCVESEEGKGSVFSVSLLAGTAHLSPDRLGAARTVASTATRAAAYVEEAMHWLPKTQEAAVPETDSAVTNAASTPGRLVKINGKHRSRILWADDNADMRDYVRRLLAERYEVLAVPDGIAALAAAQDAPPDLVLTDIMMPGLDGLGLLRELRNDPRTCTVPVILLSARAGQESTVEGLGAGADDYLVKPFSAPELLARVKTHLELSRVRHQWAKEIERTNQELETFSYTVSHDLRAPLRSIDGFSKALLDEYGKKLDPQADHYLHRIRSGAQKMSGLINDLLDLSRVSRAPLRREPLSLTKLARDVVVDLQQREPTRQPAVEIADGLSTNADTHLITIVLVNLLGNAFKYSSRQPDARVVFGSENNGEEDVFFVQDNGVGFDMAYADKLFAPFQRLHRDAEFEGTGIGLATVRRIISRHGGRIWVAAAVGQGATFSFTLGKPQ from the coding sequence ATGCCTGCAAATCTCGCGACTGCTCCCAGTCAAGGCAGTTGTCGCCCTGACAACTGGATTGTCGCTGGTGGCGAGATGGGCAAGCTGATTCGGTCCATGGACTGGTCCCAGACGCCGCTGGGACCGATTGACTCGTGGCCGCAGAGCCTGCGGACGACCGTCAGTCTCTGTTTGGCCTCGAACTTTCCCATCTCGCTGGCGTGGGGACCGAAGCATGTACAGATCTACAACGACGGCTACTGGCCGATCTGCGGTGAGAAACACCCGACCGCGATGGGGCAAGACTTCAGTGAGTGTTGGGCCTCGGCCTGGCCTGTCATTGGGGAAGCGTTCGAACATGCACTCGCCGGAGAAACATTTTTTCTCGAAAATCAGCGGATGTTCCTCGATCGCAACGGATACCTCGAAGAAACGTTCTTTACGTTCTCGTTTAGTCCCATTCGTGACGAGACCGGTGTCGCCGGGCTGTTCCACCCCGTGACGGAAACGACGAGCCGGATGTTGAGCGAGCGCCGCATGCTGGCCTTGCGCGACTTGGCCGCCCGCGCGGGGAAAGCGCAGACGATCGAGGAAGCTTGCTCGCTGGCCGCGCAGACATTATCCGACGACCAACTGGATGTTCCCTTTACCCTCTTCTATTTGCTGAATGCCCAGCGCAAGGAATTTCAGCTCGCCGCGTGTACAGGCCTGCCCCAAGGGACGATTGTGTGCCCGACCGTGGTGGACCTGAACATGCCGCAACAGCCCTCCTGGCCGCTGGCCGAGACGGTGCATTCTGGCCGGAGCCAATACATCACTCACTTGGAAGACCGATTCGGCCCGCTCATTTGCGGTGAGTATCCTGAGCCCTTGAAGGAAGCACTGGCGTTGCCCATTACTCCACCCGGTTGCGAACGGCCAGTGGCTGTCCTCGTAGCGGGTGTCAGCACTCGCTTACCGTTGAATGAAACGTACCGCGCATTCTACGACCTGCTGGCAGCAGGCGTAACCACCGCAGTTGCGAACGCGCGCGCATACGAGGAAGAGCGCAGGCGAGCGGAAGCCCTCGCCGAAATCGATCAGGCGAAAACCGCTTTCTTCTCGAACGTCAGCCACGAATTCCGCACACCGCTCACTTTGATGCTGGGACCGTTGGAGGAGGAACTTGCTGAGCGCGACCATCCCTTGCCGCCCGCCAGCCGCGAACGCCTGGAGACGGCGCATCGAAATAGTCTGCGGTTATTGAAACTGGTCAACAGCCTGCTTGATTTTTCCCGCATTGAAGCCGGCCGCACCCAGGCCAGCTACGAACCAACTGATTTGGCGGCTTACACAGCCGAATTGGCGAGTGTCTTCCGCTCGGCAATCGAAAAGGCAGGATTGGCTTTAGACATCGATTGTCTATCTCTGCCTGAGCCCATCTACGTTGACCGCGAGATGTGGGAAAAAATCGTCCTCAATCTCCTCTCCAATGCCCTCAAGCACACATTCGAAGGGGGCATCACCGTCAAACTTCGTTGGTTCGGAGATCATGCAGAGCTCTCCATAGCAGACACCGGAATTGGCATTGCTGTCGCGGAATTGCCGCGTGTGTTCGAACGCTTCCACCGGGTAAAGGACGCCAGGTCTCGCACCCACGAGGGCACTGGCATCGGCTTGGCTCTGGTAAAAGAATTGGTCTCTCTGCACGGTGGGAAGGTATGCGTCGAGAGCGAAGAGGGCAAGGGCAGCGTGTTTTCCGTCTCCCTCCTCGCCGGAACCGCACACCTTTCGCCGGACCGCCTCGGCGCCGCGCGGACCGTGGCATCGACGGCGACGCGGGCTGCGGCATACGTCGAAGAGGCCATGCACTGGTTACCCAAAACACAAGAAGCGGCCGTTCCGGAGACTGACTCCGCCGTAACGAATGCCGCGTCAACCCCTGGTAGGTTGGTCAAGATCAATGGCAAACACCGCTCTCGAATCCTCTGGGCGGATGACAATGCAGACATGCGGGACTATGTCCGCCGCCTGCTCGCCGAGCGTTACGAAGTACTCGCGGTTCCAGACGGAATAGCCGCCTTGGCCGCTGCTCAGGATGCCCCTCCCGACCTGGTCTTGACCGACATCATGATGCCTGGCTTGGATGGACTCGGCCTGCTTCGTGAACTTCGGAACGACCCGCGCACGTGTACGGTTCCCGTGATTCTGTTGTCCGCCCGGGCCGGACAGGAATCGACGGTTGAGGGCCTGGGCGCAGGGGCAGATGACTATCTCGTCAAGCCTTTTTCTGCTCCCGAACTCCTTGCTCGCGTAAAGACCCATCTCGAACTCTCTCGCGTGCGCCACCAATGGGCGAAGGAGATTGAAAGGACAAACCAGGAACTGGAAACGTTTTCTTACACCGTTTCCCATGATCTCCGGGCGCCTCTGCGTTCGATCGACGGATTCAGCAAAGCCCTTCTTGATGAGTACGGCAAGAAACTGGACCCGCAAGCCGACCACTACCTTCACCGTATCCGTTCGGGAGCCCAGAAGATGTCGGGCCTGATTAATGACCTTCTTGATCTGTCGCGAGTCAGCCGCGCTCCCCTCCGGAGGGAGCCCCTCAGCCTTACAAAGCTGGCGCGGGACGTGGTCGTCGACCTGCAGCAACGGGAACCAACACGCCAGCCCGCCGTTGAGATCGCGGACGGACTTTCCACCAACGCAGACACACATCTGATCACCATTGTTCTCGTGAACCTGTTGGGGAATGCCTTTAAATACAGCTCGAGGCAGCCGGATGCTCGCGTCGTGTTCGGTTCGGAGAACAACGGCGAGGAAGATGTGTTTTTCGTCCAGGATAACGGCGTCGGATTCGATATGGCATACGCGGACAAACTCTTCGCGCCATTCCAGCGCCTTCATCGGGATGCTGAGTTTGAAGGAACCGGAATCGGATTGGCGACCGTGCGGCGCATCATCTCACGACACGGCGGCCGCATCTGGGTCGCAGCAGCGGTTGGCCAGGGCGCCACTTTTTCTTTCACTTTGGGTAAACCACAATGA
- the rpsT gene encoding 30S ribosomal protein S20 produces the protein MANHFSAVKRARQTEKRTTRNRVSASQLRGALRDMRESLAKGNKTEASTVYRATVSALDKAIQKGVLHENTASRYKSRLGKRLSALK, from the coding sequence ATGGCGAATCATTTTTCGGCGGTGAAGCGCGCCCGTCAGACAGAGAAACGAACCACTCGCAATCGCGTGAGCGCATCGCAGTTGCGCGGCGCCTTGCGCGACATGCGCGAGAGCCTCGCAAAAGGCAACAAGACGGAAGCTTCGACCGTGTACCGGGCGACGGTTTCGGCGCTCGACAAGGCGATCCAAAAGGGCGTACTGCACGAAAATACGGCTTCGCGGTATAAGTCCCGCCTTGGCAAGCGTTTAAGCGCTCTGAAATAG
- a CDS encoding DNA-directed RNA polymerase subunit omega, translating to MRSDRVFDAVETLRNRYMLCQLASKATRKFHRPNTRIQETMNQVFDKIAGAQRHDILSEPENFAEAQRRAA from the coding sequence ATGCGCTCTGATCGTGTATTTGACGCAGTCGAGACTTTGCGGAACCGTTACATGCTTTGCCAGTTGGCATCCAAGGCAACGCGCAAGTTTCATCGGCCGAACACTCGCATCCAGGAAACCATGAACCAGGTTTTCGACAAGATCGCGGGCGCGCAGCGCCATGACATTTTGAGTGAACCGGAGAACTTCGCCGAGGCACAAAGGCGGGCTGCTTAG
- the rho gene encoding transcription termination factor Rho, which yields MTIAELKEKNITELTKIARSLELPGASGLRKQDLIFKILQAQSEKEGHIFAEGVLEILPDGYGFLRSPDYNYLPGPDDIYVSPSQIRKFDLKTGDTISGQVRPPHEGEKYFALVKIEAVNFESPDEARNKILFDNLTPLYPQERLKLETTRENISARVMDLLTPLGKGQRGLIVSPPRAGKTMLLQNVANSITANHPEVVLMVLLIDERPEEVTDMQRSVKGEVISSTFDEPAARHVQVAEMVIEKAKRLVEHKRDVVILLDSITRLARAYNTIVPPSGKVLSGGVDSNALQRPKRFFGSARNIEEGGSLTIIATALIDTGSRMDDVIFEEFKGTGNSEIILERKLVDKRTFPAIDIQRSGTRKEELLIPKEDLTRIWVLRKVLNPLSPVEAMELLIERLAKAGTNSEFLAKMSSL from the coding sequence ATGACCATCGCAGAACTGAAAGAAAAGAATATTACCGAGCTGACCAAGATCGCCCGATCTCTGGAACTGCCGGGCGCCAGCGGACTCCGCAAACAGGACCTTATCTTCAAGATCCTGCAGGCGCAAAGTGAAAAAGAAGGCCACATTTTCGCAGAAGGTGTATTGGAAATCCTGCCCGACGGCTACGGCTTCCTGCGCTCGCCTGACTACAACTATCTGCCGGGCCCGGACGACATTTACGTGTCGCCGTCGCAGATCCGCAAGTTCGACTTGAAGACCGGTGACACCATCAGCGGCCAGGTACGTCCGCCGCATGAAGGCGAAAAGTATTTCGCGCTGGTGAAGATCGAGGCGGTCAACTTTGAGTCGCCCGACGAAGCGCGGAACAAGATCCTGTTCGACAACCTGACGCCGCTGTATCCGCAGGAACGTCTGAAGCTCGAGACCACCCGCGAGAACATCAGCGCCCGCGTCATGGACCTGCTTACGCCACTTGGCAAAGGGCAGCGTGGACTGATCGTTTCCCCGCCCCGCGCCGGCAAGACGATGCTCTTGCAGAATGTCGCGAACTCGATTACTGCGAATCATCCTGAAGTTGTGTTGATGGTGCTCCTCATCGACGAACGTCCCGAAGAAGTTACGGATATGCAGCGCTCGGTGAAGGGCGAGGTTATTTCTTCGACCTTCGACGAACCGGCTGCCCGTCACGTCCAGGTCGCCGAGATGGTGATTGAAAAAGCGAAGCGCCTGGTCGAGCACAAGCGTGATGTCGTCATCCTGCTTGATTCGATTACTCGCCTGGCTCGCGCCTACAACACGATTGTTCCGCCTTCGGGCAAAGTGCTCTCCGGCGGCGTGGACTCGAATGCGTTGCAGCGTCCGAAGCGCTTCTTCGGATCGGCTCGCAACATCGAAGAAGGCGGCTCGCTCACGATCATCGCTACTGCTTTGATCGATACCGGGTCCCGCATGGACGATGTGATCTTCGAAGAATTCAAAGGTACGGGCAATTCGGAAATCATCCTGGAACGCAAACTGGTTGATAAGCGCACGTTCCCAGCGATCGACATTCAGCGCTCCGGCACGCGAAAAGAAGAGCTGCTGATTCCGAAGGAAGACCTGACGCGTATCTGGGTGCTCCGCAAAGTGCTGAACCCGCTGTCGCCCGTCGAAGCCATGGAACTGCTGATCGAGCGCCTGGCCAAGGCTGGGACTAACAGTGAGTTCCTTGCAAAGATGAGTTCGTTGTAG
- a CDS encoding sodium-translocating pyrophosphatase, with protein sequence METLASGGFRLSKTFATFATLLLLTAATAVAQPTEEAGEAALKLPDLSSVSFLGMDGHRILLIGLLFCVFGLGFGMAIYMRLKNLPVHKVMLEVSELIYETCKTYLVTQGKFLMLLWAFIAAIIVLYFGVLRHFEIPRVMIILVFSLVGIAGSYGVAWFGIRVNTFANSRTAFASLHGKPYPVYQIPLEAGMSIGMMLISVELLIMLFILLFVPGDYAGPCFIGFAIGESLGAAALRIAGGIFTKIADIGADLMKIVFKIKEDDARNPGVIADCTGDNAGDSVGPSADGFETYGVTGVALITFILLGVKEPMVQVQLLVWIFVMRIMMLIASALAYFINSAIAKGRYGSADHMNFETPLTSLVWITSIVSIVATYIVSYLIIPNLGGDTTQWWKLASIISCGTLAGAVIPELVKAFTSVESRHVNEVVTSAKEGGASLGILSGFVAGNFSGYWLGLTMVALMSVAYFFSLMGLTAAATMIAAPVFAFGLVAFGFLGMGPVTIAVDSYGPVTDNAQSVYELSLIEQVPNIKAELKKDFSIDANFERAKDLLEENDGAGNTFKATAKPVLIGTAVVGATTMIFSIIMALTSGLTTNVDKLSLLHAPFFLGLITGGAMIYWFTGASTQAVTTGAYRAVEFIKANIKLEGATKASVTDSKKVVEICTKYAQKGMFNIFLAVFFGTLAFAFVEPFFFIGYLISIAIFGLYQAIFMANAGAAWDNAKKIVETKLKQKGTPLHDATVIGDTVGDPFKDTSSVAMNPVIKFTTLFGLLAVELAVSLTRDQGSNLTHVLALAFFAVSVFFVYRSFYGMRISSE encoded by the coding sequence ATGGAGACCCTCGCGTCCGGGGGATTCCGGTTGTCGAAAACTTTCGCGACTTTTGCGACTTTGTTGCTCCTGACCGCCGCCACGGCGGTCGCTCAACCAACGGAAGAAGCCGGTGAGGCCGCACTCAAGCTTCCTGACCTTTCGTCGGTGTCGTTCCTGGGCATGGACGGCCACCGCATTCTCTTGATCGGCCTGCTGTTTTGCGTCTTCGGCCTGGGCTTCGGCATGGCAATCTATATGCGCCTGAAGAACCTGCCGGTGCACAAGGTCATGCTGGAGGTTTCGGAACTCATCTACGAAACCTGCAAGACCTATCTCGTGACCCAGGGCAAGTTTCTGATGCTGCTGTGGGCGTTTATCGCAGCCATCATCGTCCTCTACTTCGGTGTGTTGCGGCACTTTGAAATTCCGCGCGTGATGATCATCCTGGTGTTCAGCCTGGTCGGTATCGCGGGCAGCTATGGCGTGGCCTGGTTCGGCATTCGCGTGAACACCTTTGCGAATTCCCGCACCGCGTTCGCGTCACTCCATGGAAAGCCTTACCCGGTCTACCAGATTCCTCTCGAAGCAGGCATGTCGATCGGCATGATGCTGATTTCGGTCGAACTGCTGATCATGCTCTTCATTCTTCTCTTCGTGCCGGGCGACTACGCGGGTCCATGCTTCATCGGATTCGCTATCGGCGAATCGTTGGGCGCGGCTGCTCTGCGTATCGCTGGCGGCATCTTTACCAAGATTGCCGACATCGGCGCCGACCTGATGAAGATCGTCTTCAAGATCAAGGAAGACGACGCTCGCAACCCGGGCGTAATCGCCGACTGTACCGGTGACAATGCCGGCGACTCGGTCGGGCCGTCTGCCGATGGTTTCGAAACTTACGGCGTCACAGGCGTGGCGCTGATCACGTTCATCCTGTTGGGCGTGAAAGAGCCGATGGTTCAAGTCCAGCTTCTGGTCTGGATCTTCGTCATGCGCATCATGATGCTGATCGCCAGCGCGCTGGCGTATTTCATCAACAGCGCGATTGCGAAAGGCCGCTACGGCAGCGCCGATCACATGAATTTTGAGACGCCGCTGACTTCGCTGGTTTGGATCACCTCGATCGTTTCGATCGTCGCCACCTACATCGTTTCCTATCTCATCATCCCCAACTTGGGTGGCGATACGACACAATGGTGGAAGCTGGCTTCGATCATCTCCTGCGGAACGCTCGCAGGCGCAGTGATTCCGGAATTAGTGAAGGCTTTCACGTCGGTGGAATCGCGGCACGTCAACGAAGTCGTCACGTCGGCAAAAGAGGGCGGCGCATCGCTCGGAATTCTTTCCGGCTTTGTGGCCGGCAACTTTTCCGGTTACTGGCTCGGACTCACCATGGTCGCGTTGATGTCGGTCGCCTATTTCTTCAGCCTGATGGGCCTGACCGCGGCAGCCACCATGATTGCCGCTCCCGTCTTCGCCTTCGGCCTGGTCGCCTTCGGCTTCCTCGGCATGGGGCCGGTGACGATTGCGGTCGATTCTTACGGCCCGGTTACCGACAACGCACAGTCGGTGTACGAGCTTTCACTGATTGAGCAAGTCCCCAACATCAAGGCGGAACTCAAGAAGGACTTCTCGATCGACGCCAACTTCGAACGCGCCAAGGACCTGCTGGAAGAAAACGACGGTGCCGGCAACACCTTCAAAGCCACCGCCAAACCAGTGTTGATCGGAACCGCAGTCGTCGGCGCGACCACCATGATTTTCTCCATCATCATGGCTCTGACCAGCGGTCTGACCACGAATGTCGACAAGCTGTCCTTGCTGCACGCCCCGTTTTTCCTCGGACTGATCACCGGCGGTGCCATGATTTATTGGTTCACGGGCGCTTCCACGCAGGCTGTGACTACGGGTGCGTACCGTGCCGTCGAGTTCATCAAAGCCAATATCAAACTCGAAGGCGCAACCAAAGCGTCGGTCACTGACAGCAAGAAGGTCGTCGAGATCTGTACCAAGTACGCGCAGAAAGGTATGTTCAACATCTTTCTGGCCGTGTTCTTCGGCACACTGGCGTTCGCGTTCGTGGAGCCGTTTTTCTTCATCGGCTACCTGATTTCGATTGCGATCTTCGGCCTCTACCAGGCCATCTTCATGGCCAATGCCGGAGCTGCATGGGATAACGCCAAGAAGATCGTGGAAACGAAACTCAAGCAGAAGGGAACTCCTCTGCATGACGCAACCGTAATCGGCGACACCGTCGGAGATCCTTTCAAGGACACGTCTTCCGTGGCCATGAATCCGGTCATCAAGTTCACGACGTTGTTCGGACTCCTGGCAGTGGAACTTGCCGTCTCGCTCACCCGCGATCAGGGCTCGAACCTGACGCACGTCCTGGCGCTGGCTTTCTTCGCGGTGTCAGTGTTCTTCGTATACCGGTCGTTCTACGGGATGCGAATTTCGTCTGAGTAA